In Sphingobacterium sp. R2, the genomic stretch TGCTTCAGTACCGTATGAAGTCCCTGCGCTAGCTAACGCAACGGATTTAAGCAAATTACCGAAAGATGTGCTTGAAGAGAAAACACTTGAAGCTTATAACTATTTTAGGGATTTGATAGCAAATAAAAATAAAGATGTCTATAGTGCACTAGTTTTTAATAGTGATGTGAGGCAGATATCAGGATGAAAATGATGTCCGTGAAGGTGGGAATGAAGATATGTTTTATTTTGACAATCCTACTTTTAAAGTCGAGCCTATAAGGGATTTTACCTTAAAACTTTATGGAGATGGGAAGCTCGTTTGCCTGGAGCATAGTTCATTGGACTTACGCCTCCGGGGTGGTTCTGCGATTTGGGGTAAGTATAAAGGAAATACAGGTGGTACCTTTGCGCGTTTTTTGAGCTTGTATTTATACATCCCGAAAGGAAAAGATACATTTGAAATTTGGTAAAGAAAATAGGTAGGCGTAACCCTTTTAAAACACTTTACTAAAGAGGCAATGAAAACTAGTAAGGCAGTTAATACGTTATCTAATTAATATAAACTTAATATTGAATTAAGAGGAATTGCCTGTCAAAGAGTTATAAACATAGCTGATAGCAAATGTAAAATCTTATTATAAATAGATTGTTGAAAATGAGTGTTTTATTGCGCATTTTTTTCATTAGCTCATATAGAATCCGTACAGCGACACGCTTGATGAAACGAAAGTAAACCCTAGCGCTGTCACGATAATCTGATTAAACCCAATAGTTTAAAGATTTGTGGCCTGTTTTTTGCTTTTTATGATCAGGTGTAATTTAACTATCGTGCTAGTTTGAATATTCCTTTGGAAAAGATGGTATTATCATTAAGATTATCTTATCCTCGTATAGTTTTAGTAATTATCTAAATTGTGAATTAATGTGATTTTAGAATAAATTGTGATTCATGAAGCCTATAAACCAAAAAGAGATAAATGCGGCATACCGCAAATTTATCATTTCATTCACCTTCCTACTGCTGATAGCATTATCCAGCTTATTCCTCTATTTAAAAGCTTCTGAAAAAGAATATGTGATCTTAAAAGAGCAATATGAAGAAGTGGAAAATTTAATGAACGCCCGCACGGATATCAACAGACAATTTGCGCAGATCAATCAATATTTCAGAGATATTGGTCAAGGTGATGCCGATATGTCTGCCGTAGCACGAAAGCGGGTGCTCCAAAATGAAATCGCAAAAGGATCGGGACATATCGGAAGAGTCATCGATGGCCTGAAAGTGGATAGCAGCAGAGCAAGCCTAAAGCTTTATCGCAGATTGAATAAAGATATCCTATTGGTATCGCGCCTACAGGATTCTTTATTTTCCACTAAAAACGTCATTGAAAGCAAACGAATGCAGCTTCAAAGTTGTATTACCATGAATAATCAGATTAACAAAGTTGTAAACCAAGGTTCTATAGTAGGAAGATAAGGTATGATTAAACTAAGCTTAGTCGAACGACGTGAACATTTTTTGCTGCTGCTGGCCGCGTTTGTATTGGCAATGACATTATTGGGGTACGTTTTATTTTACAGCGACGGTCCGCGATTTGCCATCTCTAAAGAAGATCTTGCCCTCCGTATACGTGACGATCAAAAGTTTGAGGAATCAGCTAATTTGGCTTTAAAATATGTTGATAGCGCTTCGGCGCAGATCAAAAGATTTGATCCGACCGTACAGGCCGTTTTTATTGAAAATGATATTAAAAAGACCTTCTCGGACATTAATGCTTTGTACGCACAAAATAGCTTCGATAGTCGATATAGTATTTTCGCACAAGGGGCATTGTTTTACGAGAATTATTACGTCGATAGGCGGGAGTTGAAAGGTAATCTCAATGATATCGAGCGCATTTCCAAAAATCTCGACGACTGCATTGTGAACCGGAAACAATTGCAGCAAACGATCAATATGATGAATTCACGCTAATTGCAAATTTTGAAAGTCATTTTTTAATTAATCAATTGTAACTAAATGGATAGGAATTTTATTGAAGAGGGCGACGAAAGGAATGTCTCAAAGAGCAACCCTCGTATTTACTTGTTTATCATTATCTTTTTGGTCGTCGCTCTTTTAGCAGGGTTGATTTATTTCTTCAAGGCCTATACGCGATCGGAAGAGAAGATTAGCGCCAAAATTAATAAAACTGAAATTTACCTAAATGAAGATCTGATTTATGCCGACAACACCAATGGCGCTAAAAAGTGGGTCTGGGAATTTGGGAACGGCGATAAGTCGACAAAACAGCAAGGTACTTACCGCTTTAATAAGGTTGGGTCTTATGTGGTCAGACTCACCGTTAATGAAAATTTGCGTGAACAGTTTTTCGTTTCGGTAAAAGACAGTGTGGTGCATTCGATAGCACAGGATACCACATTGTTTATTAGTGGTTCTACAAACGGCATTGTGCTTGAAGAGATCCGTTTGGAAGCGAATGGACCTGGTGAAATATTCGAATGGTGGTTTGGTGAAACCGGAAAGGTGGATGCAATCGGTAAATCGGCTTTGTATACCTATACGAAACCTGGTGTTTATCAGGTGCGGCTGCGCTCGGATAAAAGTTCGAAATTTGCTACACACAACATCCGTATTGTTGACCCAGCAGCAGACATTAATCAGCTGGTGACCCCGGGCAAAGGAGCGCAGGATGCTCTTAACGATCTAAAAGAAAAAATTCAGGATATCGCCAATGGAGCCGATTTTAATTCAAAATATAGTTACATCTTATCGAAATACCTCTGTGGGGACGAAAAAGTGAAAGTGAATGTCGAAATGGATGGGCAGAAAAAGCAGATGGATATTTACGCGTATCTGATGGGACTCACTTTTTCAAAAGGAGTTACCATCAATGAAGTCACGGTGGAAAGCGCTTCGACGCCAAACGCCACAAAAGAATGTCCTACTTTAATTAAAGTTAAACAATCAAAATAAAGCCAAGCGCTGTATGAACTTAGTTAACTCTTTTCGGTTTTGTACCTTATGCCTGGGCCTGCTGTGGAGTGCCCTTAGCGCAAATGACATCCTCGCGCAGTCTGCGACCTCCTTCGGCGGATCTGTGGTGGGACTGCCTATTCCATACCTCGAACCTAATGCTTCGACATCGACCAAAGAATCTTTCGATAAATCTAACCTCCCTTGGATTGTTTTTTCGGATAGAAACGACAATCATACCAGCACTTCGCCGGGTGGTACGCTCATGATGGAAAAACTTTCGTTTATGCAGCCATTTTATGTGTCGGAAGAAAAGGACGGCTACCTTAAACTGCTGCGGTTTAGCGATAATATGGTACGCGGTCTTAAGCTGAAAGATAAAAAACGTGTGGAAAGTGTGGGTTGGATAGCAAAGGATAAGTTGTTGCTTTGGCAGCGTTCTTTTGTCGATGTAGCAACCCGATTCCCAAATAAAGCGCTCACCATTATCAATGATGTAGAGCCTTTACTGAATGGACAGTATTATTTCGATAAAAAAGATTCGATTTTTGTTTTTGACGGACCTGACCTTAAAAATGGGAAATCTAAGGTTGCCCTGCATAATTACGTGTATATCTTCAAGAAGTCCGATGACGGCAAGCAGTTTCTGATTGGGTCGACGGATCAGTTTGTGCCGCGTGAGGCAGCAAAATATATCAAAGGCTGGGTGTCAGCATCGGTCGTACAAAATTGGGGTCATCGCCTGTATTTTGCGCCCTATACATTTGAATCACCGCAGGCCGATACCGTGGTGGCAAAGATCAATAAGAATCGTATCGATGGATTTGAGCCTTATAAGGTGGACCCATTGATAGATACAGCGAATATCACCATGCTCGGTTTGCCTGTACGTACCGTTGATGATTCGGGCATCGCTACGCATTATGCGGTTGATGTGTT encodes the following:
- the tssO gene encoding type VI secretion system TssO, encoding MIKLSLVERREHFLLLLAAFVLAMTLLGYVLFYSDGPRFAISKEDLALRIRDDQKFEESANLALKYVDSASAQIKRFDPTVQAVFIENDIKKTFSDINALYAQNSFDSRYSIFAQGALFYENYYVDRRELKGNLNDIERISKNLDDCIVNRKQLQQTINMMNSR
- a CDS encoding PKD domain-containing protein; translated protein: MDRNFIEEGDERNVSKSNPRIYLFIIIFLVVALLAGLIYFFKAYTRSEEKISAKINKTEIYLNEDLIYADNTNGAKKWVWEFGNGDKSTKQQGTYRFNKVGSYVVRLTVNENLREQFFVSVKDSVVHSIAQDTTLFISGSTNGIVLEEIRLEANGPGEIFEWWFGETGKVDAIGKSALYTYTKPGVYQVRLRSDKSSKFATHNIRIVDPAADINQLVTPGKGAQDALNDLKEKIQDIANGADFNSKYSYILSKYLCGDEKVKVNVEMDGQKKQMDIYAYLMGLTFSKGVTINEVTVESASTPNATKECPTLIKVKQSK